In Mytilus trossulus isolate FHL-02 chromosome 10, PNRI_Mtr1.1.1.hap1, whole genome shotgun sequence, the DNA window aattgtttaaatatacaattccttgacACAGGGATAGACCATCGATCATTTCAGAATCGTGAATCGGTTGGAGATCTGTTCAAACCAGGTTTTATAGTGTAATTCAATatgattcaaaattaaatgGGTGTAACTAAATAGGGACTATATAGTAAATAAAGCTGGGGAAATAAGGATACACCTACAAAATAGATACATAATGGAAACTTTTGTCTCCTGTCTCACCGGggccataaaaaaaactttcaaaagtaCATAtgtaggtgcaatttgggtaccctaatgttaaatatatttagttAAGGTGTTGAAACACGTGTATGAATGTCAAagcatataatatatatgtaacactcagaaacttgtccttccccccaaacgtgtccgattcccccAAACATGTCTAGTTGAAAACTGCGCCAAAGCGTGTCATTTGTATAAACGCCCAAACGTGTCCATTTCTCAACTAACCCCCAAACGtagcaaattatattttttttgaaaagccGTTTTGAGCATTCTGTGGCCGGTATTTCTAGATCTTTTAATGTGATGTTTAGGAAAgtatttatctaaaaatctaGAGGTAAGGAGAAGTTCAAAACGAATAAATGCAAATTAGCcacaaatatacatattttgagtGGTATATGATATAAAGATGTAAATTGTATAATATCTGATTCTGTCCTGGCCTTTTTTTATGGCATTTTTAATAGTATTAAACaatgttgttttcttatattatatatgtctctAATTTATAACTGTCTAATCTTACTACTTGTATGTAACGTCATGTTTATAGTGCcttttaattggaaataaaatattcttattctgtGATGCCTTTTTGCACTACGTTTGATACGGTTCTGCTTTACTTTGATTGGTCGATAAGTAGGTCATCTAAACAAAGGtctagtgaaaaaaaataaagtacatttcttaatttttttcaatcacgaatttcatcaataaaataaacattattttttgtatacataGTTGAAAGAAATAtcgattttttaataaataattatgattttcaatCTTTTCAAAATCTATGTCTGTAACATTGTTTgttgaaaagggaaataactttaCTCATTGGAGCTGAATAAATTCTTGACCAATCGTCGCCGTGAGATTATTCATTTCCTGTTATGGCGGCATCCTTGTTTCACAAATGTAGGTGATGTTTTGGTggagatatataaacaaaagcaacaatttctataaaaaatgaaacttaaaaCAATAAGTCATATTTGCTTCACAAAACCATACCATTATAATCCAGACAAGTGTCAAAACACACTATGAACAGATGTCGTCATGTCTGCTTTATCGGCGTCCTCGTTTTTCGAAATGTATATTCATAATCATATTTCAAGTTGATTACCGGCATGAAAAATCTCGGCATAGGTATCATTTCTAAACACACAAAAGAATGCAAAGGCATAAAAATTGATCCCATGAAAGAAATAGAAATCTAAAGAGCTACTCAAAAGTCACATGTGAACACACACTTTTGTTTTAGCCAGGAAAACCCCAGACACAGTAGGTTCATTAAAGCAGGTGGTCCAGGCTTGTTAATTTGTTCTATTCCAGCTGAAAGAATCcaacaataatataaaagaaatcaGCTGCTTGACTTCAAGGCTGTACTAGTACTACTAGTGTAATGCAGCTATTATGCTTATAATGTGGCACTGTATTGCtattgtacatttaaaaaagtctTTATATAACACAGTTGCAGTGCAGTGTGTCTGGGTAGAAAGTTTCAAAAATGCAggttatttctttcttttgtaaCCAGAGAGCATGAATTTCTATACAAAATTGTGTGTCACCAAGGACTTAAATACACCTATTGCTATTCCCCGCTGACctggccgcttgaacttttgatgttataaatcacttttccattgtggcgtcagatattttgttttataatgttaaatttatacGGGAAACTGTGTGATTTCCAGTAATGATGGACAAATAGTGATAAGGATATTAGGGGCAATAGGGACCTTTGTGTATCAAGGCAGTCTTCACCCTCATACTGAGTGGCAGCCCAGGCTTGTAAAATTGCTCTCGGGCCTCTTAAATTATATTTACAGGCCAACAGAATCTAAccaaaaaaattttaaaattgagctCAGGGCCTCATATAAAAGTTCATCGTGAAGACTGTCAAGGCAGTGTGTATACTGATAGATAAACGGTTGACTTAGTATTTTCTAATGAAGGGAAACAACCCTGTCACACTTCTGGGTTTAATTagtgtaaaagtaaaccataataggttaATGTTCAGCCTTCGAAACAGggggccttggctcacactgaacaacaagctataaagggcccaaaatttacaagtataaaaccattcaacggcgaaaccaacggtctagtctatatgagaaacgagaaacatttataaattacataaacaaacaacaactactcaGTCTATTGTACAatagattcctgacttaggacaggtgcaaacatttatagcaggattaaacattttaatggtaccaaaccttctccctttttctaaaacaatagtataacatcacaacatagaaaaacacacgataaatatcaattggaaggcttaactcaatcaataaacgtaaattaacacactatgaacgaataaatttgatctgcgatacctGAATGTAAATACACATGTAcatagttaataaaatattagggacaCACATTTAAGGCCAGAAGgcaaacaaacaagtccaaacaaaTCCATGGTAAGACATGTACACCACCACGAAATTTTAACCCTTAGAAAAtaatcacttttgaaaaaaaaacggttttcatattattttctttaatttaattatCATTCACTCCTGAGTACTTTATCGTTGGTATTAAAAGGATTCTAAAGCATGTTGTTACAAATACTAACATGAAAAGTTGaaatatagattataacatgttacATCTTACTATCTTTTCTTCACAGAAGATAAAAGCACAAGATGCCAAGAGCAAACAAAAGAGGTGCAGCTGAAAGTTCAGGTCCAGCTCGCAGAAGCTCAAGGACTCCAGCTAGGGCTGAGCCTGAACCAGTGAAAAAAGCCAGAGGAGCATCAGCTTCCAGTGATGCAAGTCCAGCTAAAGCCACTAGGAAGGCAAGCCCAAGTCCTGCACCCACTGGCAGGTTAGAACCACTATCTTTGTGCATTACacatatattgatatttcaCTTTCACAATATTCAAAAACTGCTTTGCACAAATGTCATGGTAAAAATGTATGCatgttgtttgtaaaatttaatgGAACCCCCTGTACACCAAGAAGCTTCTTTAATCTGAATTGGTTTagaattaatgaaaaacaaagaatgcataaaaaaattggattttaaattaaaaaaaagattggttAGACACATAGAAGTACTATCTTTTGGGTTTGTTAATTGGAAAATGGAAATGTGTTGAAGAGACAACAACATAATCAAAGAGCAGAGAACAGCCCAAGGCCAccaatcaaatattttgtcacAGACTGCTGTGTTATTGAGAGAACAACCagacaaaaaatgcaaaagacaTCCAACAGTTACATTCCAGTTCTAAACAATAAACATGTATCTTTATAAAACAGATTGGGacattatgttatttcaaaaatttaatcaatctaaattttgaaaattttatgatGCACTTGTGTAACAAAATGAACaatatgtaaacataaaatacctCTTACACTGTGAACAAGATTTTTTACAAAAGTTATACTGGTATTCTAAATGTCGTGGTTTAAATGTACAACACACATGAAACCAAGACTTAtctcaaaatgtaaaaaatattttttgcttttttatttgtaGAGGAAGAAGTGCAAAGGCAGCTTTAAAAGGACAAGGTATGAcatgttcaatttgtttttatatccaTGCTCTAGTCTGTTAACACTGAGATGGCAAGTGCATTCAATTCCAATCTTTATTGACTagaattgtgttttttttcctgCTGAAGGTTGGTGTTTCTCTCCAGACACTTGAGccttcaaataaatataaactatcATGATAAAATGgacaatagtgctgaaagtggcaatAAACACCAACTATCAATCATTTAATCAACTCATCAAAACCATGACAATTTGGACACTTTTTGGCCCAACATGACAACATCCTAGGAGGGGCAATTAAAATCCAACTTGACCTGCAATTTGTTGTATTTGGTTACATTGTACTGTTAATTCTTATATTCCAAAACAAGCCGACTAATAGTCAGAAGTATTTCTGAAAGTACgaaaattaatttcaatgttTAAAACGATTATTGTGGCAAATAAAAACTCAAATTTGACCCAAGTTTCTTGACAAGTTGTGATGCAAAGTCtttgtatttcatttatgtaaaatgtgTTGAAACATACATAATTAAGAATATTTGTTAATGAGTATCCGCTGAATGCACATAGTTTGTTATCagaattttataattatgtacatGAATATATTGTAGGAGATGAATCAACACCCACCAAAGGTCGTGTAACAAGGGCTGTTGTGAAAGAAACGGAGGAAGAGACTGGTACAAGTAGGGGAAGGTCATCTACTCGTAAAACTGACAAGCCAAAGGAAGATCCACCAGCAAGGACAGGCAGAGGAAAGTCAACAGGAACGCCAAGTAAAGCAAAAGCCACACCTAAAGGTGGACGTGGCAGGAGTGCAAGGGGTAGGGGTAAAAAGGAAGAGCCCGCTGAAGAAgaggatgatgatgatgatgaggaGGAGGAAGAAGAAGCAGAAGGAGAAGAAGAGGAGGAGGAAGAGCCTGAGCCTCCCAAGAAAGCAACACCCAGAGGTCGAGCTAAGACTCCAGCTAAAAGTCCTGCTAAAGCCAAAACACCAAGCCCGAGTCCTGCTAAGAAATCTCCCAAAACAACACCTAAGCCTGCAGCATCAAGAAGTCGTAGTAGAGGAGGTAAGAAAGAAGAGATTCCTTCACCACAGGTCGTACTGGAGAAGATGGATACCTCTGATGTAATGGAAAGTAAAGAAAGCCAGGAAGCTGCAACTGAGAAGTCACCTGAAGTAGAGGTCAAAAGTCCTCGTGGAAGGCGAGCCAAGGCAGTAGAAAAACCTTCACCTTCTCCTTCATCTAGGCCGGCAAGGTCAAGGAGGGGTACTCCAAAAAAAGAGGAAGAAAATAGTGAAGAATCTGTAGAAAAAGCTGAGGAAGAGCAAGAAAGTTCTAAAGACACAGAAGAACCCAAGGCAGATGAAAAAGTTGATCAAGAGCCAGAAAAAACAGAGGAACAAATGGAAGAGGGAGTGAAGGAAACTTCTGAAAAATcggaagaagaaaaagaaacaaaagaagaTGAGACAACAGAACCTCAAGAAGACAGTGCCGAGGATTTGCCAAAAGAAACACAGCCTGAtgaaaaagaagacaaagaAAAATCATCTGAAGAACCACCTACAGAACAGGTCCCAGATGAACCTGAGACAGCAAAGGAATCTCAGGAAGTGGAGAAAGCTGAGGAACAAAAACCAGAACAAAAACTGGAAGTTCCAACTATTAATATCGAGGCAGCCTCAGATGCTGTGGAAATATCGGATGAAGATACTGCATCTTCACTTGTTGCTGAACCAGCACTATCAGAAGCAGTTCAGATATCAGACGACTCACAATCTGTCCCTGAAGAAGCAGTTGTAGTCCCAGACGAAGAACCAGTTCAGTCTGAACCAATTGCAGTTGATGAAACTCCAGTACCAGTTCAGAACTCTGTCACTAATGAACCAGAAGTTATGGAAGTTGAATCTAATCAGTCTGTGGAGCCAGTATGTACTGATGGTAATCTAAATGGACAACCAGAATCAAGAAAAAGGAAAATAGATGATGTTGAGGAATCTGAACAAGAGAATGTAGAAGCTAAAAAAGCATGTGTCGCAGAAGAACAGGTTGTTCAAGAAAACGGGGAAACTTCACAACCTTCTGAAAAGGAAAATAGTGCACAAGTTACACAATATATGGATGATGTAACAACACGCAGCACGGAAGATGATTATGTGATGGTTAATAAAGCTGATGTGCCAGACAGCAATAGTAAAGAAGTTCTCGACAGCTTACCACAACAGACATCAGATAGTGTTCAATCAAAAATAGACAGTATTGGAAAACTAGGACCTTTATATAATAGGAAGTTTATTCAAAATCCGTCGTTTAAGGCTGAAAGTAGTGACTCTTCTAAACAATTTACTGTTGTTAGTTACAATATATTAGCCCAGTGCCATTTGGAAAGAAATGACTATTCATTTACACCTTCTGAATTTCTTTCATTGGAGAAGCGTCACCAAAAAATGATGTCGGAGTTTCAATATCTAGATGCTGATGTAGTGTGTTTACAAGAAGTTGAACCAAAATACTTTGAACAGCTGCTTCAACCTGCAATGTTAAGgtaagtaacaattaaaattcaCGTTTGTTTGAAAGTGTTGAAACATGGAACACAAAGCagacaaatgaaaataattacaGTACAGCAAAATACATTTACCGtagtgtgtaggtaaaggtaatatctttggttagcttgcttttTAGCTGAATCGTGTTGTCATTATTAGGTTAGGTATACTTAGTGTTTCCTACAGGTGGTTTTGGCGTGTAATGGCGCCCTGCCGTGATTTCCTCGACGCCCtgccctttttgggaaaaaaatttggcgCCCTGCCCTAATTTTGTCGAAATTCCTGACGCCATGCCTTCATCGTCATAATTAACATACTGAAAGACATATTTTATGAATACCGCTCGAGTTTTCACTAGGACGCCATTTTGTAATCGATTTCGCAATCAGCTGATTAGCAAAATGCAATAGATTTAATAGTGAATACAGATACTAATCACGCGTCCTGATTGTATCCCCTAAGTCCCAGAAACATCGTTTTGCCTAGAAGATTAATGATATGACATTGTTTTGACAAGAAACTAAACCGGAAGACGATTTCAAAACATCGATGTGATGCTTGGATCATTTTTTTTGACAGCTGATAGATTTCTAATTTACATTAATTTACATTGTTTGCATGGTTGAACAAGCCAACGAACGGCGATCATGAGACATTTGtcaaattgaaaagtaaaaattctttgcaaactatttttttaaatacaaatgctTGACTGTACcttaaatgaaatgaataaaaatccAAACTAAATTGTTAAAAGCAGAATAATccagaaaataaatgaattcctTGATCacatgttttcttttgtttacaaacatgtCACATGATCATTTTAGGCGGGAAAAATACTTGGGAAAACACCTAAGTCATTTGTAAGTAACAGACAACTATGTCTCGCTATTTAtagacatttaaaataaacagctgaTATGTTAGTGCCATGAAAGTAGTAAAACTTGGTGTAtctatattaatttaatttggaaaaGGGTGTAGAGGGGAAGGGGTTAATTtgtaaagtaattttttttttgtaatttaataaattttggttACTCAAAATGACCCTGGATATCAGGGAATGTGTCAACCTGTTTTTAGGGGGTAAAAAGGAggattgttttgaatatttcatatatatatgtttacaacactttttcttttttaacatttgttttaatgattgaTTACAGATGTGTATGTCCTTTTTATAGCATTAAACTAGtatgttttaaatgaattcatttttatagaaattgcCTGTTTATGTTAAGTAAGTGCCCTAACATGGTTGTCCATCGCGCTTAATGTGCCCTCTGAGCTAACATTTACCCTGCCCTTTTTAAAAGCTGCAGGAAACACAATATACTACCCACCTTAAGGAATAGTCTTGTCCTATTACAAATGTATCTGTCGGACTATTCTTCACTTAAAGGAGTGTAGTTTACCTCAACTAATAAAAACTTCACCACTCAAAATGATTTCCTGTAATAACAAtcacatgaaacaaaataaaaactatacatgaaaaaattaaagcagTACTTGGCACAACTGTTGcataaacaaaatcatttgCATTTAACACTGTAAGTTCAGAAATGTTTGGTGCATTTATTGTTGAACAATGGACAAAGATATGAGActtgtttatttctattttaacaagtgctgaattaaaaaaatgctatcaacattttgataatatttgattttattttttttggggggaaatttgtttatttgtcatTCCAGAGTTATGGAACTTTCAacagtaacttttttttaaacaatatcaaaacaaagacaaaaagaaatatatttttatatacatgtatactgtaaaccaactttttTGTAGGTACTTTATAATGGGTTTGTTGCTTTTTGGTTgctatttaattttgcaattatttttttttaaatttacttttttaaatatattaaaaagtatatGCACTGAAATAAGGAAATATTCAAGTTTAACATATTCATGACAATTAATGTCCACTCCATTTTTCCACTTAAAAAATAGCTTGCttgataagttggtttacaTTATTCAATTAGATATTTAGCCATAGGTAGGGACACATTTATCTGATCAAAGACTTGTGTCTAAATCAAAGTAATGTAATATAAGTGGCTTGTTGCATTTACATTCAATCacttttttcattgttattttttgtgcagatttataaaatatgtgtacAATTGTATATTTGAGGTTCTAATccacaaaacattaaaaatccaTTCTGATAGTCAGGTTGTTTTAAGAAAGCTTTTTTATTCCGAGCCATACTTATGATACTATGATTGTGACTTTAAATCTTTTTGCTTTTATGTGACAAACAGAAATCAAACTTTTCGTTAATATGTGCGAATTACCTCCCTTTTACAAAACTCATCATCACGACGGCTTTATCCAAGGAATAACacaatgatttaattaaattatgaaacaacatttaaaaaagatactGATATGTACCTGGAGACATTCATCACACTAAATCAAAGAGTAACTGACAAGTCAAtggcaaaaaaatgaaagaagatgCAAAGACAATCAAGTAGACAGtacattcatttgatataaatgacAAGACAGATTATTCTTCATGATAACCTTTTTCTTTTAGCCTTGGTTATTCAGGAATAATGAAAAAGAGAACTCAAGAATATTTTGATGAAGGAGAAGCAACATTTTGGAAAAACAGTAGATTTGCATTAGTGAAAAGTGAAACCAGCAGCTTAGCAACACTTGCAAACAAGGTACTGAAATTCAAAGTTGATGTAATCAGGAAAAAAACAGTATCAATACTGAAGACATCATGGCTTGTTCCCATGCTAACTCATTAAATCTgatatgtgtttttatttctgGAAAAATCTCTATGCTGTAATGTCCTTATAACAGAAACTTTAAATCCCGCAAGATATGTTGAGGGTTATTAGGTTACTGTCTAATTGAACTTATACCaaacaattaattatatttatatgaattgcTTAAATCGCTGCTTCAAAATCTAGTGcatttaaggatgttcgctactctgttaaaaaataacaaacttttcaaaagacggtaaccaattaatagtaaataagtaaagaaactaaaaaagtagaaaaaaatggaGGGTCCGTGTGCTCGTTTCCGAGATATAAGCCATtaaaattttggcgggaaataattctctctagatttttcatacATATACATGTTACATTGGCAACtaatttgtttcaaaaacaatgaaaaaataacaagagttttataaaatttggaaatacGGCTTTTTAAACtctatgtaataaaattatgaaaagaaaagtaggggtttgtgggcaatttttttaaataacaatacatggataaaaccagagaatTCTGAAAATCtggcaaaaaatcaaaaaagagaggagcaaacatccttaaacaATATAGAAATCTATCCAATGAcataacattattttcatttttgtgtacGGAAAACAATGAGATTACCCAAAgcctttagattctgaaaaggcgaATAACATGGATTCATTAGCTAAATAGTTCTGAATGATATAAAATTGTATGATTAGTAGGTCTGTCTTGAGATATTTTTTGTCCTGTCTTAACtgcaacatatattttataggaAGTTGAAGA includes these proteins:
- the LOC134687121 gene encoding nucleolar protein dao-5-like — encoded protein: MPRANKRGAAESSGPARRSSRTPARAEPEPVKKARGASASSDASPAKATRKASPSPAPTGRGRSAKAALKGQGDESTPTKGRVTRAVVKETEEETGTSRGRSSTRKTDKPKEDPPARTGRGKSTGTPSKAKATPKGGRGRSARGRGKKEEPAEEEDDDDDEEEEEEAEGEEEEEEEPEPPKKATPRGRAKTPAKSPAKAKTPSPSPAKKSPKTTPKPAASRSRSRGGKKEEIPSPQVVLEKMDTSDVMESKESQEAATEKSPEVEVKSPRGRRAKAVEKPSPSPSSRPARSRRGTPKKEEENSEESVEKAEEEQESSKDTEEPKADEKVDQEPEKTEEQMEEGVKETSEKSEEEKETKEDETTEPQEDSAEDLPKETQPDEKEDKEKSSEEPPTEQVPDEPETAKESQEVEKAEEQKPEQKLEVPTINIEAASDAVEISDEDTASSLVAEPALSEAVQISDDSQSVPEEAVVVPDEEPVQSEPIAVDETPVPVQNSVTNEPEVMEVESNQSVEPVCTDGNLNGQPESRKRKIDDVEESEQENVEAKKACVAEEQVVQENGETSQPSEKENSAQVTQYMDDVTTRSTEDDYVMVNKADVPDSNSKEVLDSLPQQTSDSVQSKIDSIGKLGPLYNRKFIQNPSFKAESSDSSKQFTVVSYNILAQCHLERNDYSFTPSEFLSLEKRHQKMMSEFQYLDADVVCLQEVEPKYFEQLLQPAMLSLGYSGIMKKRTQEYFDEGEATFWKNSRFALVKSETSSLATLANKEVEDASLDSGVKASVQKYMDKPDVVVLTQLKCNFTNNVVTVGNIHVQWGKMEVPDIQCIQISCAIKALLNLAESDSNPHILCGDFNSEATSPGYQLVLEGFLSDDMIDQLQSIENVDMPDGSKKALFNQLYRAFQHPSSNIKSSYLSTQGTEPTVTSYNRVMRAAVDYIFYSAGSLDNVGVLEVASEAAITETGGIPNATFPSDHVSIKSTLSFK